A single Marinitoga aeolica DNA region contains:
- a CDS encoding flagellar basal body P-ring protein FlgI yields the protein MKKGFLFLLLIVFTISVFSAVRLKDIAYFRGARDNQLFGIGVVTGLNGTGDSGKVTSELLTNMMKNLNINLQNSFSTKNSAVVFVFADIPAFYKEGMKLDVVVTAAGDSKSLEGGFLIQTPLYGADGQVYAVAQGSVLTGGAEVSTTANLQKRNKVSGVIPQGAIVENEIPTSIVSNNTVTVLLRNPDITTAARTALSINAQFGQKLAKAVDPSAVKIKIPDVFSDDLISFLALIEEVEIDPDSKAKIVINEKTGTIVFGGKVKVADFTINYGNFVISVDNGKVGDNEATIYNLVNALKAAGATPQDVIAIIQNLSAAGYLYADLVVM from the coding sequence GTGAAAAAGGGGTTTTTATTTCTTTTATTGATTGTTTTTACTATATCCGTTTTTTCCGCTGTTAGACTTAAAGATATTGCATATTTCAGAGGTGCAAGAGATAATCAGTTATTTGGAATAGGTGTTGTTACCGGTCTAAATGGTACAGGCGACTCTGGAAAAGTAACTTCTGAACTTTTAACAAATATGATGAAAAATCTCAATATAAACTTGCAAAATTCTTTTTCAACAAAAAATTCTGCTGTAGTTTTTGTATTTGCTGATATTCCAGCATTTTATAAAGAAGGAATGAAATTAGATGTTGTTGTAACTGCTGCTGGAGATTCAAAGAGTTTAGAAGGTGGTTTTTTAATTCAAACTCCATTATATGGGGCTGATGGACAGGTGTATGCTGTAGCTCAAGGAAGTGTATTGACTGGTGGAGCTGAAGTTAGTACAACTGCTAATTTGCAAAAAAGGAATAAAGTTTCTGGAGTTATTCCTCAAGGAGCTATAGTAGAAAACGAAATCCCTACTTCTATCGTTTCAAATAATACGGTTACTGTATTGCTTAGAAATCCTGATATTACCACTGCTGCTAGGACCGCATTATCTATAAATGCCCAGTTTGGTCAAAAATTAGCTAAAGCTGTAGACCCTTCAGCAGTAAAAATAAAAATACCTGATGTATTCTCAGATGATTTAATTTCATTCCTTGCACTTATAGAAGAGGTTGAAATTGATCCAGACTCAAAAGCAAAAATAGTTATAAACGAAAAGACTGGAACTATTGTTTTTGGTGGAAAAGTTAAAGTTGCTGATTTCACTATTAATTATGGAAATTTTGTTATTTCAGTTGATAACGGAAAAGTTGGTGACAATGAAGCTACAATTTATAATTTAGTTAATGCATTAAAAGCTGCCGGTGCAACACCACAAGATGTTATAGCTATCATACAAAACTTATCTGCTGCAGGATATTTATATGCTGATTTGGTGGTGATGTAA
- a CDS encoding flagellar basal body L-ring protein FlgH: MKRISVFFIVLLLLSIGYGDSLWKKANTKNLFSNPEKNYSVGDIITVAVSENPSLSLSDNNPDPFSGVMGTVGAIFNTVGNIDLMKFFPLGANKPENVKVSNKKSSSQSKATVNLYVSAKVISVSKNGIVKIHGEKEFKVDSQKKIMIIEGYADPSNIKDGVIDSKNLAEAKIWYQGDTDLQKDPNNKTWLAWLLSGISNIFF; this comes from the coding sequence ATGAAAAGGATTTCTGTTTTTTTTATAGTTTTATTATTATTATCTATAGGATATGGTGATTCATTATGGAAAAAAGCTAATACTAAAAATTTATTTTCTAATCCTGAAAAAAATTATTCTGTTGGAGACATTATAACAGTTGCAGTCTCAGAAAATCCTTCTTTAAGTTTGTCTGATAATAACCCAGATCCTTTTTCCGGAGTTATGGGAACTGTTGGAGCTATTTTTAATACTGTTGGAAATATTGATCTTATGAAATTTTTTCCATTAGGTGCAAATAAACCAGAAAATGTTAAAGTATCGAACAAAAAATCTTCCTCTCAAAGCAAAGCTACTGTAAATCTTTACGTATCTGCTAAAGTAATATCAGTTTCAAAGAACGGAATTGTAAAAATTCATGGAGAAAAGGAATTTAAGGTGGATTCACAGAAAAAAATAATGATAATAGAGGGTTATGCAGACCCTTCAAATATTAAAGATGGCGTAATAGATTCAAAAAATTTAGCAGAAGCTAAAATTTGGTATCAAGGAGATACTGATTTACAAAAAGACCCAAATAATAAAACATGGCTTGCATGGTTATTATCTGGAATTTCTAATATATTTTTCTAA
- a CDS encoding rod-binding protein gives MVSSVSFYGTPKSYNSAKKEEVAAELVGSVFSKVFKDMYNSDIFKSDLLPKSKTEKWFKEMLIDQYSITIAKNNMKPLINEILKAYNQK, from the coding sequence ATGGTTTCTTCTGTTTCATTTTATGGCACACCTAAAAGTTATAATAGTGCAAAAAAAGAAGAAGTTGCCGCTGAATTAGTTGGTTCAGTTTTTTCAAAAGTATTTAAAGATATGTATAATTCAGATATTTTTAAAAGTGACTTATTACCAAAATCAAAAACAGAAAAATGGTTTAAAGAAATGCTTATTGATCAATATTCTATAACCATAGCTAAAAATAATATGAAACCACTTATAAATGAAATTTTGAAAGCTTATAATCAAAAATGA
- a CDS encoding Rqc2 family fibronectin-binding protein gives MPIDGLLLNKLIREAKKFEGKKIRNIYQPVHDEILLQLQNGFLLFVLKNPSYLISLDTKPNMPDSPQNFSMFLRKRIKNAKINKIEQLGLDRLGYIDLSVIDETFELRNYKLYFELMGRNSNILLIDENNRILDALKKGITPQRSIMPGAEYFPFYNTDYINILEHDNLDFDLNQQLMGFSKISKKLFLEYIEKFDFITFVAEFTDNSNVYTFECEGKKEIIAFKPINYDYEEFKSPSEGLLNLFQLRSINSRFTELKRKLEKVVIKEIEKYEKLYKKLKSEEKDIKKIPELEKQGRLLQAYLYQFKEKTDSITVDDWETGEKVRIKLNPLKTPNENLQSIFKKVHKLKSKEQHLKKRLKTTQDMINYLYQLWQSIDLAEDIETLQEIKDEMINERLTTEKSSKKKMKRKESKPYEFNYNGFKILVGKNNIQNDKITREADREDIWMHAQGIPGAHVIIKTNKQEVPENVLIFAASLAAKYSKGRFSSKVSVDYTQKKHVWKPKGAKPGMVLYNNFKTLYVEPKQ, from the coding sequence ATGCCTATCGACGGATTACTTTTAAATAAATTAATAAGAGAAGCAAAAAAATTTGAAGGTAAAAAAATAAGAAATATATATCAACCTGTACATGATGAAATTTTACTTCAACTCCAAAATGGATTTTTACTTTTTGTATTAAAAAATCCCTCTTATCTAATATCTTTAGATACAAAACCCAATATGCCTGATTCACCTCAAAATTTTTCTATGTTTCTCAGAAAAAGAATTAAAAATGCAAAGATCAATAAAATTGAACAATTAGGTCTTGATAGATTAGGGTATATAGATTTATCTGTAATTGATGAAACTTTTGAATTAAGGAATTACAAATTATATTTTGAATTAATGGGAAGAAATTCTAATATTTTATTAATAGATGAAAACAATAGAATACTTGATGCATTGAAAAAAGGAATAACACCACAAAGAAGTATTATGCCTGGCGCTGAATATTTTCCTTTTTATAATACTGACTACATTAATATTTTAGAACACGACAATCTTGATTTTGATTTAAACCAACAATTAATGGGTTTTTCTAAAATTAGTAAAAAACTTTTTTTAGAATATATTGAGAAATTTGATTTTATCACTTTTGTTGCTGAATTTACTGATAATTCAAATGTGTATACATTCGAATGTGAAGGGAAAAAAGAAATAATTGCTTTTAAACCAATAAATTATGATTATGAAGAATTTAAATCACCTTCTGAAGGGTTATTAAATCTTTTTCAATTGAGAAGTATTAATTCAAGATTTACAGAATTAAAAAGAAAACTCGAAAAAGTTGTTATTAAAGAAATTGAAAAATACGAAAAACTATATAAAAAACTAAAATCAGAAGAAAAAGATATTAAGAAAATTCCAGAATTAGAAAAACAGGGACGTTTATTGCAGGCTTATCTTTACCAGTTTAAAGAAAAAACTGATTCTATAACCGTTGACGATTGGGAAACGGGAGAAAAAGTAAGAATAAAATTAAATCCATTAAAAACACCAAATGAAAATTTACAAAGCATATTTAAAAAAGTACATAAACTTAAATCAAAAGAACAACACTTAAAAAAGAGACTAAAAACAACCCAAGATATGATTAACTATTTATATCAACTTTGGCAAAGTATTGATTTAGCTGAGGATATTGAGACATTGCAAGAAATAAAAGATGAAATGATTAATGAAAGATTAACTACAGAAAAATCGTCAAAAAAGAAAATGAAGAGAAAAGAGTCTAAACCATATGAGTTTAATTATAATGGATTTAAAATCTTAGTAGGAAAAAACAATATACAAAATGATAAGATTACAAGAGAAGCTGACAGAGAGGATATTTGGATGCATGCTCAAGGTATTCCTGGTGCTCATGTTATTATTAAAACAAATAAACAAGAGGTTCCTGAAAATGTTCTGATATTTGCCGCATCCTTAGCTGCAAAATACTCTAAAGGAAGATTTTCTTCAAAAGTTTCTGTTGATTATACACAAAAGAAACACGTATGGAAACCAAAAGGTGCAAAACCTGGTATGGTGCTTTATAATAATTTTAAAACTTTATATGTTGAACCAAAACAATAG
- a CDS encoding flagella basal body P-ring formation protein FlgA — MKRIFVIIFSIFFYINLFSNITIPATLISYDKIFSLKDIFPDIKSDRTLAFFTGNYLTYDSSTLKNIILSTTNFSDITFESTIITISYNPSNVTLTKNSSESNTEFYLKKYFENTLLENTPKATINEFEISKYMKDTKISTILNLDYRRSMNNVYGNFLVLDDLNMKKYISFKANISNFDYVYFSKENINFKTPLNINLVEKKLIDIYSLNMIPLKVSEKNLSKFMANRTIRKGEIIYENAVKKIPDVKAGQIIPVEVYYDGVKILSWVKVLNDAIIGDIIMARNEKTGVLINGKLFPGPKMIINIGGNL, encoded by the coding sequence ATGAAAAGGATTTTTGTTATTATTTTTTCAATCTTCTTTTATATAAATTTATTTTCAAATATAACTATTCCAGCTACTTTAATCTCATATGATAAAATTTTCTCTTTAAAAGATATATTTCCCGATATAAAAAGTGATAGGACTTTAGCATTTTTTACAGGCAACTATTTAACATATGACTCATCTACTTTAAAAAATATAATATTATCCACAACAAACTTTAGCGATATTACCTTTGAATCAACAATAATTACAATTAGTTATAATCCATCTAATGTAACTTTAACTAAAAACTCATCAGAATCTAATACGGAGTTTTATTTAAAAAAATATTTTGAAAATACATTATTAGAAAACACACCAAAAGCTACAATAAACGAATTTGAAATTAGTAAATACATGAAAGATACAAAAATATCCACTATTTTAAATTTAGATTATAGACGTTCAATGAATAACGTATATGGAAATTTTTTAGTTCTTGATGATTTAAATATGAAAAAATATATTTCTTTCAAAGCAAATATATCTAATTTTGATTATGTTTATTTCTCTAAAGAAAATATAAACTTTAAAACTCCATTAAACATTAATTTAGTTGAAAAAAAATTAATCGATATTTATTCTTTAAATATGATACCTTTAAAAGTTTCAGAAAAAAATCTTTCTAAATTTATGGCTAATAGAACAATAAGAAAAGGGGAAATTATATACGAAAATGCTGTAAAAAAAATACCTGATGTAAAAGCGGGGCAGATTATTCCTGTTGAAGTTTATTATGATGGTGTAAAAATTTTATCCTGGGTAAAGGTTTTAAATGACGCAATTATTGGAGATATTATTATGGCAAGAAATGAAAAAACCGGCGTTTTAATAAATGGAAAATTATTTCCTGGACCAAAAATGATAATAAATATAGGAGGTAATTTGTAA
- the lepA gene encoding translation elongation factor 4: MYNPELIRNISIIAHIDHGKTTLVDRILELTKSIEKRKMHDQYLDMMDIEQERGITIKSQPVKILYDAKDGNTYEINIIDTPGHVDFTYEVSRSLAACEGAVLLVDASQGVEAQTVANTYLAIENDLEIIPAVNKIDLPNANVEETLAEIEDLVGIPSDDALRISGKTGEGVEDLLEEIIERIPAPTSKGTNEDKLKALIFDAKYDKYRGVIIYTRLFGGTVKPGDKIMTMSNKETYEVVEVGIFHPEMQKTESLSAGEVGYIIAGIKDVELARVGDTVTSAIDPVDEPLPGYKEVKPMVYAGIYPGVPDYYEELRKALEKLKLNDAALTFTPEHSPALGFGFRCGFLGLLHMDVVRERIEREFELAIILTAPNVVYKVKLKNGEEMEIHDPTQFPDQDLLEEVHEPYVKLDIITPTEYMGGLMGVVQNEKRGEFISVSNAGKDRVVMHFEVPLGEIIFDFFDRMKAISRGYASMDYELIGYRKSDLLKVTVLVNREPVEALSFIVHRSKLYEVSKKMVEKLKDLIPKHQFEIPIQAKGDGRIIARSTIKAYRKDVLAKCYGGDITRKMKLLEKQKEGKKRMRQIGKVTIPQNAFLAILKINEDEK; the protein is encoded by the coding sequence ATGTATAATCCCGAATTGATTAGAAATATAAGTATTATTGCACATATAGATCATGGAAAAACAACACTTGTTGATAGAATATTGGAATTAACTAAAAGTATCGAAAAAAGAAAAATGCATGATCAATATCTTGACATGATGGATATTGAGCAAGAAAGAGGCATCACTATAAAGTCCCAACCTGTAAAAATACTATATGATGCAAAAGATGGAAATACATATGAAATAAATATTATAGACACTCCTGGACATGTTGATTTTACATATGAAGTTTCAAGAAGTTTAGCTGCATGTGAAGGTGCAGTATTACTTGTTGATGCTTCACAAGGTGTTGAAGCACAAACTGTAGCTAATACATATTTAGCAATAGAAAATGATTTAGAAATTATACCTGCTGTAAATAAAATTGATTTACCTAATGCAAATGTTGAAGAAACTTTAGCTGAAATTGAAGATTTGGTTGGAATACCGTCTGATGATGCTTTAAGAATTTCTGGTAAAACCGGTGAAGGTGTTGAAGATTTATTAGAAGAGATCATAGAAAGAATTCCTGCCCCAACTTCAAAAGGCACAAATGAAGATAAACTTAAAGCTTTAATTTTTGATGCTAAATATGATAAATATAGAGGAGTAATTATATATACAAGATTATTTGGTGGAACTGTCAAACCTGGAGATAAAATAATGACCATGTCTAATAAAGAAACATATGAAGTTGTAGAAGTTGGTATATTCCATCCAGAAATGCAAAAAACTGAATCATTATCTGCTGGTGAAGTAGGATATATTATTGCTGGCATTAAAGATGTTGAATTGGCTCGTGTTGGTGACACTGTAACTAGCGCAATTGATCCTGTTGATGAACCATTGCCTGGATATAAAGAAGTTAAACCTATGGTGTATGCTGGAATTTATCCTGGTGTTCCAGATTATTATGAAGAGTTGAGAAAAGCACTTGAAAAACTAAAGCTTAACGATGCCGCTTTAACATTTACACCAGAACATTCCCCCGCATTAGGATTTGGTTTTAGATGTGGTTTTCTTGGATTATTACATATGGATGTTGTTAGAGAAAGAATTGAAAGAGAATTTGAACTTGCTATTATTTTAACTGCACCTAATGTTGTATACAAAGTAAAATTAAAAAATGGAGAAGAAATGGAAATTCATGACCCTACTCAATTTCCCGATCAAGATTTATTAGAAGAAGTACATGAACCATATGTTAAATTAGATATAATCACTCCTACAGAATATATGGGTGGCTTAATGGGTGTAGTACAAAATGAAAAGCGAGGAGAGTTTATTTCTGTTTCTAATGCTGGTAAAGATAGAGTTGTAATGCATTTTGAAGTTCCGCTTGGTGAAATAATATTTGACTTTTTTGATAGAATGAAAGCAATAAGTAGAGGTTATGCTTCTATGGATTATGAGCTAATAGGTTATAGAAAATCTGATTTGCTAAAAGTTACAGTATTAGTTAACAGAGAACCTGTTGAAGCACTTTCTTTTATTGTTCATAGGAGTAAATTGTATGAAGTATCCAAAAAGATGGTAGAAAAATTAAAAGATTTAATACCAAAACATCAATTTGAAATACCTATTCAAGCAAAGGGTGATGGCAGAATTATCGCAAGATCCACTATAAAAGCGTATAGGAAAGATGTTCTTGCTAAATGTTATGGTGGAGATATTACCAGAAAAATGAAATTACTTGAAAAACAAAAAGAAGGTAAAAAAAGAATGAGGCAAATTGGTAAAGTTACTATTCCGCAAAATGCCTTTTTAGCTATTTTGAAAATTAATGAAGATGAAAAATAA
- a CDS encoding Eco57I restriction-modification methylase domain-containing protein, with protein sequence MYENLKNTIQRIKKIIKNAIDFKLQEMGFFKKEFIPVMNKNMVNKKLFEMLKEMFSENYESQREKYIENYTFNYVNKIIALKMLNEKSILKGYNDFIELRKYIPELFDEIYEIELNENDFYQIINEIEKVKDWHKEDILGWAYQYYNIDEERPKLFKQSQFYTPEWVVEYLVDQTLTRYYCELYDDAKIAEKYKIKYKKSNISKKLEDIKILDPTCGSGHFLIKVYDRLKEFYEKHGYSREIYIKNIIEKNIYGMDIDERSIEIAKIILKIKALIDGYKGELNFNLVSTNFEMVKLEDIEDKDMKKVYKNVKKELEGYEELGSLIILSKKSKEMILNLQKRNIIPLFEEKTRLERYYVKKLKNFFKILIMNYDIVISNPPYTDSHDYTPHLRKHIREKYFDYRKNLYACFIKRNYEFLIEDGLLGMITPQTFMFISSYEELRKFIIKNMHIENLVHFGLGGVFDDALVDTAMYVLRKSKNVKKKGIYIGLNDVPYENKKYELKKIVEKLYKNKQTEKVFEEDQNEFKKIPRVPFVYWINDDVKRIFEYDKLIKFADVRQGIATGDNKRFLRYHWQVPKEEISFNHKKDNKKWVPYVKGGPYNKWFGNLWWVIAFDEENYNVLKKMGNHLPNKQYYFKPGITYSMTTSKGPTFRLLPENFLFDCKGSSIFTENEDFKYSLLGFLNSKLAFYLYKFIAGSVDLEVGDLKQIPIATRLTKNSKKRELLIDIVKLILIIKKQNIDTSPLEFHYKGSPLHQIIEGDFEERLQHIIVSKDLLDTYMLMLEALVEKIIFQIYGLKKKTINDIYNSEGIPAGWMNINSFEELPPLKEFLKKEYLKEFSINESKIKEIENEIYRFLSYIKQRYNNISINDFYDVYYKKGRSEYDNAIERVSLKKNINPLSVFNAVKKNIILKNNYRVKEIIFFAVNEEYLNGKGNYIKIRKGLERIGVTEKYIKKYLKVSLEKYLETKFPKTQMNYYKKTVPFF encoded by the coding sequence ATGTATGAAAATCTTAAAAATACAATTCAAAGAATAAAAAAAATAATAAAAAATGCTATTGATTTTAAACTTCAAGAAATGGGATTTTTTAAAAAAGAATTTATTCCCGTTATGAATAAAAATATGGTGAATAAAAAACTTTTTGAAATGTTGAAAGAAATGTTTTCGGAAAATTATGAAAGCCAAAGAGAAAAATATATTGAAAATTATACGTTTAATTATGTAAATAAAATAATAGCTTTGAAAATGCTAAATGAAAAATCGATTTTGAAAGGATATAATGATTTTATTGAATTAAGGAAATATATTCCAGAACTTTTTGATGAAATTTATGAAATAGAACTGAATGAAAATGATTTTTACCAAATAATAAATGAAATTGAAAAAGTGAAAGATTGGCATAAAGAGGATATTTTAGGTTGGGCATATCAATATTATAATATAGATGAAGAAAGGCCAAAACTCTTTAAACAATCGCAATTTTATACTCCAGAGTGGGTTGTGGAATATCTGGTAGATCAAACATTAACCAGATATTACTGTGAATTATATGACGATGCTAAAATAGCAGAAAAATATAAAATAAAATATAAAAAAAGTAATATATCCAAAAAACTTGAAGATATAAAGATTTTAGATCCAACATGTGGAAGTGGTCATTTTTTAATAAAAGTATATGATAGATTAAAGGAATTTTATGAAAAACACGGCTACTCCAGAGAGATATATATAAAGAATATTATTGAAAAAAATATATATGGAATGGATATTGATGAACGTTCAATTGAAATAGCAAAGATAATATTAAAAATAAAAGCATTAATAGATGGATATAAAGGGGAATTGAATTTTAATTTAGTTTCTACGAATTTTGAAATGGTAAAATTAGAGGATATAGAAGATAAAGATATGAAAAAGGTATATAAAAATGTAAAAAAGGAACTTGAGGGATATGAAGAGTTGGGCAGTTTGATTATTTTAAGCAAAAAATCCAAAGAAATGATATTAAATTTGCAAAAAAGAAATATAATTCCTTTATTTGAAGAAAAAACTCGTCTGGAAAGATATTATGTGAAAAAATTAAAAAATTTCTTTAAAATTCTAATAATGAACTATGATATTGTAATTTCAAATCCTCCGTATACGGACTCACATGATTATACTCCTCACTTGAGAAAACATATAAGAGAAAAATATTTTGACTATAGAAAAAATTTATATGCATGTTTTATTAAAAGAAATTATGAATTTTTAATAGAAGATGGATTATTAGGTATGATTACGCCTCAAACTTTTATGTTTATTAGCAGTTATGAAGAATTAAGGAAATTTATAATAAAAAATATGCACATTGAAAATCTCGTTCATTTTGGCTTGGGGGGAGTTTTTGACGATGCTCTTGTGGATACAGCCATGTATGTATTAAGAAAATCAAAAAATGTAAAAAAGAAAGGAATATATATAGGTCTTAATGATGTTCCATATGAAAATAAAAAGTATGAATTGAAAAAGATTGTAGAAAAATTGTATAAAAATAAACAAACAGAAAAGGTTTTTGAAGAAGATCAAAATGAATTTAAAAAAATACCAAGGGTTCCTTTTGTTTACTGGATAAATGATGATGTAAAGCGAATATTTGAATATGATAAATTAATAAAGTTTGCAGATGTTAGACAAGGAATAGCTACAGGGGATAATAAACGATTTTTAAGATATCATTGGCAAGTTCCTAAAGAAGAAATAAGTTTTAATCACAAAAAAGATAATAAAAAATGGGTTCCATATGTAAAAGGTGGACCATATAATAAATGGTTTGGCAATTTATGGTGGGTTATAGCTTTTGATGAAGAAAATTACAATGTTTTAAAAAAAATGGGAAATCATTTACCTAATAAACAATATTATTTTAAACCCGGAATTACTTATTCTATGACAACATCAAAAGGTCCAACATTCAGATTACTTCCAGAAAATTTTCTTTTTGACTGTAAAGGAAGCAGTATATTTACAGAAAACGAAGATTTTAAATATTCACTATTGGGCTTTCTTAACAGTAAACTTGCATTTTATTTATACAAATTTATTGCTGGAAGTGTTGACCTTGAAGTTGGTGATTTAAAGCAAATACCAATAGCTACTAGATTAACTAAAAATAGTAAAAAAAGGGAACTATTAATAGATATTGTAAAATTAATTTTAATTATAAAAAAACAGAATATAGATACATCACCTTTAGAATTTCATTATAAAGGTTCTCCATTGCATCAAATTATTGAAGGAGATTTTGAAGAAAGATTACAACATATAATAGTTTCAAAAGATTTATTGGATACGTATATGCTAATGCTTGAAGCATTGGTAGAAAAAATTATATTTCAAATATATGGATTAAAAAAGAAAACAATAAATGATATATATAACAGTGAAGGCATACCTGCAGGATGGATGAATATAAATTCTTTTGAAGAATTGCCACCATTAAAAGAATTTTTAAAAAAAGAATATTTAAAAGAATTCAGTATAAATGAAAGTAAAATAAAAGAAATAGAAAATGAAATATATAGATTTTTGAGTTATATAAAACAGAGATATAATAATATTAGTATAAATGATTTTTATGATGTTTATTATAAAAAAGGTAGATCGGAATATGATAATGCTATTGAAAGAGTTTCTTTGAAAAAAAATATAAATCCGTTATCTGTTTTTAATGCAGTTAAAAAAAATATTATTTTGAAAAATAATTATAGGGTAAAAGAAATAATATTTTTTGCAGTAAATGAAGAATATTTAAATGGCAAAGGAAATTACATCAAAATAAGAAAAGGTCTGGAGAGAATTGGAGTAACGGAAAAATATATAAAAAAATATTTAAAAGTTTCGCTAGAAAAATATTTAGAAACTAAATTTCCAAAAACACAAATGAATTATTATAAAAAAACGGTTCCATTTTTTTAG
- a CDS encoding potassium channel family protein, with protein sequence MEEYKRIFKQVTFSLLTIIMIFFIGIIGFMVLEGWDFFKAFYITAITLSTVGYGMPENISHATIIFDAILIFSGISVVLYLISSLTALFVEGDFKKIGGILRMMKRIENITNHYIVVGGGKTGKYIIDEFTKTKIPYIVIERDKEKINKLLEKNEYKDINYIIGDAKEEDILLKAKIYDAKGVLLTLPSDVDNLYISLTAKTLNPSLYIVSSATSSEEVRKLLYAGVDNVLLPPEITGKRMALMVSKPNVLSFIESTQMDFGETFGFAEIKIPENSWMVGKDFGELEISKTLDIIVMAIRRNGKARYNPKSNFKIKANDSLMVIGDQEDIERLRRFVIMAQV encoded by the coding sequence ATGGAAGAGTATAAACGAATATTTAAACAGGTAACGTTTTCATTGTTGACTATTATAATGATTTTTTTTATAGGTATTATAGGATTTATGGTTCTTGAAGGCTGGGATTTTTTTAAAGCGTTTTATATTACAGCAATAACATTATCAACTGTTGGATATGGAATGCCCGAAAATATTTCTCATGCTACAATTATATTTGATGCGATTCTTATTTTTTCAGGGATATCGGTAGTTTTATATTTGATTTCTTCTTTGACGGCATTATTTGTTGAAGGAGATTTTAAAAAGATTGGGGGAATTCTTAGAATGATGAAAAGAATTGAAAATATTACAAATCATTATATAGTGGTTGGTGGTGGAAAAACAGGAAAATATATTATTGATGAGTTTACTAAAACAAAAATACCCTATATTGTAATAGAAAGAGATAAAGAGAAGATCAATAAACTTTTGGAAAAAAATGAGTATAAAGATATAAATTATATAATTGGAGATGCTAAAGAAGAGGATATTTTATTAAAAGCGAAAATATATGATGCTAAGGGAGTGTTGTTAACTTTACCCAGTGATGTTGATAATTTATATATATCTTTAACAGCTAAAACATTAAATCCGTCACTATATATAGTTTCTAGTGCAACAAGTTCGGAAGAAGTAAGAAAATTATTATATGCAGGAGTAGATAATGTTCTTCTACCCCCAGAAATTACGGGTAAAAGAATGGCATTGATGGTTTCCAAACCAAATGTTCTTTCGTTTATAGAAAGTACACAAATGGATTTTGGAGAAACATTTGGTTTTGCAGAAATAAAAATTCCAGAAAATAGTTGGATGGTAGGGAAAGATTTTGGAGAGTTAGAAATTTCTAAAACATTAGATATTATAGTAATGGCTATCAGACGTAATGGGAAGGCGAGATATAATCCTAAATCAAATTTTAAAATAAAGGCAAATGATTCTTTAATGGTAATAGGAGACCAAGAAGATATTGAAAGATTGAGAAGATTTGTTATAATGGCTCAAGTTTAA